The following coding sequences are from one Salvia hispanica cultivar TCC Black 2014 chromosome 3, UniMelb_Shisp_WGS_1.0, whole genome shotgun sequence window:
- the LOC125211864 gene encoding protein CHAPERONE-LIKE PROTEIN OF POR1, chloroplastic-like: protein MSSGLTCSPLRYNMGLPARGLGSHKKQFMFMPSFGSSANLLFLKRNGLAASTWRYKQRVGSVKCAMDATFGDSSNESTVIFPRINVKDPYKRLGISKEASEDEIQSARNFLMQTYGGHKASVDAIEEAHDKIIMQKFYERKNPKINVKKKVREVTQHKYVQAFTSRFRTPSTKVIVKTSIAFLVLGVLTVLFPTEEGPTLQVAISLILTMYFIHDRLKTKLRAFLYGAGSFAFSWLLGTFLMVSVMPPILKGPTSLEVTTSLISYILLWVSSTYLR, encoded by the exons ATGTCATCCGGGTTAACCTGTAGCCCCTTGAGATATAACATGGGCTTACCTGCAAGAGGGCTAGGATCGCATAAGAAACAGTTCATGTTTATGCCTAGTTTTGGGTCATCTGCAAATCTTCTCTTTTTGAAAAG AAATGGTTTGGCTGCATCAACTTGGAGATATAAACAGAGAGTGGGTTCTGTTAAGTGCGCAATGGATGCTACCTTTGGAGATTCTAGCAATGAATCAACCG TTATATTTCCTAGAATTAATGTCAAGGATCCTTACAAGCGACTAGGTATCAGTAAGGAAGCTTCAGAAGATGAAATTCAATCTGCTCGGAACTTCCTAATGCAAACCTATGGAGGACATAAAGCCAGTGTGGATGCAATTGAAGAAGCACATGATAAAATCattatgcaaaaattttaCGAAAGGAAGAACCCTAAGATCAACGTCAAGAAAAAGGTCAGGGAAGTAACGCAGCATAAATATGTCCAGGCTTTCACAAGCAGGTTTAGAACCCCATCCACAAAGGTCATTGTAAAAACTTCCATAGCTTTCTTGGTACTTGGAGTGCTAACTGTACTCTTTCCAACGGAAGAAGGCCCGACACTTCAAGTTGCTATCTCTCTGATACTCACAATGTACTTCATTCATGATCGCCTCAAGACCAAACTGCGTGCTTTTCTCTATGG GGCTGGGAGTTTTGCTTTTTCGTGGCTTCTAGGAACTTTCTTGATGGTCTCTGTGATGCCACCAATACTCAAAGGGCCAACAAGCTTGGAAGTGACGACGTCATTGATAAGCTACATTCTCCTTTGGGTTTCATCTACTTACCTTCGATGA
- the LOC125214657 gene encoding transmembrane and coiled-coil domain-containing protein 4-like translates to MSSSSKSMLTPPQKHSASALFAMALNQAQIHQTQPLGLPASADDGTPSLLWGNRSSALLQPVFKFFEIDSKSWGGLEDSAGSSPAKNHGAFLRLLAEESGNVPSEVAKNVTALVDAVDAMSSKLELSPADHDSRKERRLKYEYSCREKFSAPEETQESKPEERGPSDVSQLEKDVATSKSEQAVRKNIIESDGRPMEEAEIVSYQTKVLVLYELLSACLADLPEDNEKSAKRRKGYDSRHRVALRLLATWFDVKWIKMESIEIMVACTAMAILKEEESKEDGNSTDTSWEKWKRGGIIGAAALTGGTLMAITGGLAAPAIAAGFGALAPALGTIIPVIGAGGFAAVATAAGSVAGSVAVAASFGAAGAGLTGTKVARRIGDVKEFEFKTIGDNHNQGRLAVEILISGFVFEEEDFLRPWEAQHENLERYALQWESEHLIAVSTAIQDWLTSKIAMELMKQGAMMTVLSTLMTALAWPAALLSLTSFIDSSWAIAIDRSDKAGKMLAEVLLKGLQGHRPVTLVGFSLGARVILSCLETLAESESNAGLVERVVLLGAPIAIKDTNWEATRKMVAGRYINVYSTNDWMLGMAFRANLLTRGLAGIQPVDVPGIENVDATEFIDGHSSYLWRTQQILEQLVLDTYYPVFNREDVKP, encoded by the exons ATGTCATCATCATCGAAATCGATGCTGACGCCGCCGCAGAAACACTCGGCGTCAGCACTCTTTGCGATGGCCTTGAACCAGGCGCAGATCCACCAGACTCAGCCACTCGGCCTTCCCGCCTCCGCCGATGACGGCACTCCGTCGCTGCTGTGGGGCAATCGATCCTCCGCCCTCCTTCAACCTGTCttcaa gttttttgaaattgataGCAAATCATGGGGTGGGCTGGAGGACTCTGCTGGATCTTCACCAGCAAAGAATCATGGAGCT TTCCTAAGGTTACTTGCGGAGGAAAGTGGTAATGTGCCATCAGAAGTTGCTAAGAATGTAACTGCTCTAGTCGACGCTGTCGATGCTATGTCTTCGAAATTGGAATTATCGCCTGCAGACCATGACTCCAGAAAGGAAAGACGACTAAAGTATGAGTATTCGTGTCGGGAGAAGTTTTCAGCCCCGGAGGAAACTCAAGAATCGAAACCAGAAGAGAGGGGTCCATCTGATGTTTCTCAGCTGGAGAAAGATGTTGCTACATCTAAATCAGAGCAAGCGGtcagaaaaaatatcattgaaTCAGATGGAAGGCCAATGGAAGAGGCAGAAATAGTTAGTTACCAGACGAAGGTTTTGGTTCTTTATGAGCTTCTTTCAGCTTGTCTGGCAGATCTGCCTGAAGATAACGAAAAGTCCGCCAAAAGAAGAAAGGGCTATGATTCCAGACATCGTGTAGCATTGAGGTTGCTGGCAACATGGTTTGATGTCAAATGGATAAAAATG GAATCAATTGAAATTATGGTTGCTTGTACTGCGATGGCAATTTTGAAAGAGGAGGAATCCAAAGAAGACGGAAATTCCACAGACACCTCGTGGGAGAAGTGGAAACGTGGAGGCATCATTGGTGCTGCTGCACTAACAGGAGGTACCTTGATGGCAATTACTGGAG GTTTAGCTGCTCCAGCAATTGCAGCTGGGTTCGGTGCTTTAGCACCAGCATTAGGGACCATTATACCTGTTATTGGGGCAGGTGGGTTTGCAGCAGTAGCTACTGCTGCTGGAAGCGTTGCGGGTTCTGTGGCTGTTGCAGCTTCCTTTGGAG CGGCTGGAGCCGGACTAACAGGTACCAAAGTGGCTAGGAGAATTGGTGATGTTAAAGAATTTGAGTTCAAAACAATAGGGGATAACCATAATCAAGGG CGACTTGCTGTTGAGATCTTAATATCAGGATTCGTTTTTGAGGAAGAAGACTTTTTGAGACCTTGGGAAGCACAACATGAAAACTTGGAAAG GTACGCACTGCAGTGGGAGTCGGAGCATCTAATTGCTGTCAGCACTGCTATTCAAGACTGGCTTACTTCAA AAATCGCCATGGAATTGATGAAACAAGGTGCCATGATGACTGTATTAAGCACCCTTATGACAGCACTGGCATGGCCAGCAGCATTGCTTTCTCTTACTAGTTTTATCGATAGCAGTTGGGCAATTGCCATAGACAG ATCCGATAAGGCAGGAAAAATGCTGGCAGAAGTGTTACTGAAAGGTTTGCAAGGCCACAG GCCTGTGACTCTCGTGGGTTTCTCATTAGGAGCGAGAGTGATTCTGAGTTGCCTTGAGACTTTGGCTGAAAGTGAAAGTAATG CTGGGCTCGTGGAAAGAGTTGTTCTTCTTGGAGCTCCCATAGCTATTAAAGACACAAACTGGGAAGCTACTCGAAAG ATGGTGGCTGGGAGATACATCAATGTATATTCAACAAATGATTGGATGCTCGGAATGGCATTTCGTGCCAA TCTCCTTACAAGAGGATTGGCCGGAATTCAGCCGGTTGATGTCCCAGGCATTGAAAAT GTGGACGCGACTGAATTTATTGATGGGCACTCGTCTTATCTATGGCGCACGCAGCAGATCCTAGAACAGCTCGTGCTGGATACTTATTACCCTGTTTTCAACCGAGAAGATGTGAAACCATAG
- the LOC125214658 gene encoding probable pectinesterase 53, with amino-acid sequence MALKLFMLLFFLMNCTANSDNIFKTSEENYLDWVRRMSWRNHSIAMEANHISHPCKNIKVHKNPKKGDFTTIKSAIASLPLFNPCRVVISVAPGTYREKIEIPVTLAYLTLEGASGGRTIIRWDDTADRLGPTGEPLGTYGSATFAVNAPHFVAKNIIFKNKARPPPAGAAGKQAVALRISADMAAFINCRFVGAQDTLYDHKGRHYFKKCYIQGSVDFIFGNGLSLYESCHLHAKTDTYGALTAQKRESMLEETGFSFVNCKVTGSGALYLGRAWGTFSRVVFAYTYMDKIITPRGWNDWGDKQRQMTVFYGQFKCSGPGAGFGGRVKWARELTKEEAQPFISLSFIDGHEWLTSLL; translated from the exons ATGGCACTCAAGCTCTTCATGTTATTGTTCTTCTTGATGAATTGCACTGCGAATTCCGACAACATCTTCAAAACCAGCGAAGAAAACTACCTCGATTGGGTGAGACGCATGAGCTGGCGCAACCATTCTATCGCGATGGAGGCCAACCACATCTCCCATCCTTGCAAGAACATTAAGGTTCACAAGAATCCCAAGAAAGGAGACTTCACCACCATCAAGAGCGCCATTGCTTCTCTGCCTCTCTTCAATCCATGCCGAGTAGTTATTTCGGTTGCTCCAGGGACCTATAG GGAGAAGATTGAAATTCCTGTCACATTGGCTTACCTCACATTGGAAGGAGCCAGCGGTGGAAGGACCATAATCCGGTGGGACGACACGGCCGACCGCCTAGGCCCCACCGGGGAGCCTCTTGGAACTTACGGCTCTGCCACGTTCGCTGTCAATGCGCCGCATTTCGTTGCAAAGAACATCATATTTAAG AACAAGGCGCGGCCTCCGCCGGCAGGGGCGGCGGGGAAGCAGGCGGTGGCGCTGCGGATATCGGCCGACATGGCGGCATTCATAAACTGCAGATTCGTAGGGGCGCAAGACACCCTCTACGACCACAAGGGGAGGCATTATTTCAAGAAATGCTACATCCAAGGCTCAGTCGACTTCATCTTCGGAAACGGGCTGTCTCTCTACGAGAGCTGCCATCTCCACGCCAAGACCGACACGTACGGCGCTCTAACCGCGCAGAAGAGGGAAAGCATGCTCGAAGAAACGGGCTTCTCCTTTGTCAACTGCAAGGTCACCGGGTCAGGCGCCCTCTATCTAGGCCGGGCATGGGGCACGTTCTCCCGCGTCGTCTTCGCCTACACCTACATGGATAAGATCATCACCCCTAGAGGCTGGAATGACTGGGGAGACAAACAAAGacaaat GACGGTGTTCTATGGGCAGTTCAAGTGTTCGGGGCCCGGGGCGGGTTTTGGGGGGAGGGTGAAGTGGGCGAGGGAGCTCACCAAGGAAGAGGCTCAACCGTTTATATCACTTAGTTTCATTGATGGGCATGAGTGGCTCACTAGTTTGTTGTGA
- the LOC125210416 gene encoding protein FMP32, mitochondrial-like: MAAAYCRRALLIAPRLHGASRVGSRFASRTFSDIAKPEARPLCDLVSPDCKRLILVDTLALVRKFEAKGIPTKQAEAITEALKDVQNDSYDNVAHNFATKVDMEKNVMTIESNSSKFESEVKSNVIHHVSLLQQENEKLKSDIDKIRSELRYEIDKVTAGLKLDLNLEKGRIRDELNHHHQDAINLNSKIDREIHVLRANIESLKYELVKYCVGTFASIAAVTLALLRFVY; encoded by the exons ATGGCAGCCGCATACTGCAGGCGGGCTCTGCTAATTGCCCCCCGCTTGCATGGCGCCAGCCGGGTCGGATCGCGATTCGCATCCCGGACCTTCTCCGACATCGCCAAACCCGAGGCTCGCCCCTTGTGCGATCTCGTTAGTCCCGACTGCAAACGCCTCATCCTCGTCGACACTTTGGCtctc GTGAGGAAATTCGAGGCGAAGGGGATTCCAACGAAGCAGGCGGAGGCAATCACGGAGGCGCTCAAGGACGTTCAAAACGACAGCTACGACAATGTGGCTCACAACTTCGCCACCAAAGTTGACATGGAGAAA AATGTGATGACGATCGAATCAAACTCCTCCAAATTCGAAAGCGAAGTTAAAAGTAATGTG ATTCACCATGTCTCTTTGCTGCAACAAGAGAATGAGAAATTGAAGTCCGACATCGATAAAATCCGCAGTGAGTTAAG GTATGAAATAGACAAAGTCACAGCAGGGTTGAAGTTGGATCTTAATCTCGAAAAAGG GCGAATAAGGGATGAGCTCAATCATCACCATCAAGACGCAATTAACCTCAACAGCAAGATTGATCGA GAAATTCATGTGCTGAGGGCAAACATAGAATCATTGAAATACGAGTTGGTCAAATATTGTGTTGGGACATTTGCCTCCATTGCTGCTGTTACTCTCGCTTTGCTTCGTTTTGTTTACTGA
- the LOC125214656 gene encoding disease resistance RPP8-like protein 3 → MSEAIISEAIKTLESFVVEVTSSHISHIDIGNVKEVVNELRMMLDFLRDKESGERIRLDHLLADLVEIAADLIQRKNIGIYLTNIYHAIGKLRKTRKRIMEFGAGGGLIKPQSVEGGDESGVVVGLEKDVQQLIGRVILNEERDLVVLRIKGMIGAGKTTLARLVYNHPAIVEKFKLRAWLSISRYTSTKEVLVKLVQQLLEHDGDGDSLLEEMDNQSLRWMLLQRLRRMSFFIVVDNLLPDMDFESFLIDLARSGHGCRLLITSRYQIPEDVHARRPKISSRYPIQEDVFYTHEMKPLDSDKSWQLFLNVLFCGDNFVHKLPKHLERKGKEMLKKCGGLPMAIIDAGRQKAKQRLEGIGWEELFDSIDLSESLKLLEPMYHELDEELKPFFLHMSFFKKNAIMREEKLEQIWASSGLNTKMASTYSLFKQSIIEVVHPYPKEFKVKRCRINPLLHELSIKKAEEEMGFEILRSDVNSQPLQSPRHRVIHCGRDKMNHSTDQAKHLVSLIFHGGGGYVGNASQSYWKSFELLKILDMEDFGVKTLSETIGTLIELRYLGLRNNYIQEIPHSFGGLKRLDVLDIALNFMVEVPDIIKEMDSLCHLYMCDVIFKKPLKVDALQNLETLTYISIYDWTYEASSMEKMTRLYKLGVEEVDEKSDVCKLFASLAKLTSFRQFTLRGFRFRSMSCLDEISALNRLDKLRLDGCLARLPSANIYLVVLVLVNTGLNEDPMPLLRELHCLEQLKLRNAYTGPEMVIRYGFPRLRVLRINELWNLRNILVVGAMPKLKQLEIMNCPYLETLPEAIGSMKDLRKFTMVTTKHIATKIRNSSLISKILEVDIIP, encoded by the exons ATGTCGGAGGCCATCATCTCAGAGGCGATAAAAACACTAGAGAGTTTCGTGGTTGAAGTTACCTCAAGCCACATTTCCCATATAGATATAGGGAATGTGAAAGAAGTAGTAAATGAGCTGAGAATGATGCTGGATTTCTTAAGAGACAAGGAATCAGGAGAAAGAATCAGACTTGATCATTTGCTAGCTGACTTGGTCGAGATTGCAGCGGACTTGATCCAACGAAAAAACATCGGTATCTACCTTACCAATATTTATCACGCCATAGGCAAGCTGAGGAAGACGAGAAAGCGCATTATGGAGTTTGGAGCAGGAGGGGGGCTGATTAAGCCACAAAGTGTTGAAGGAGGAGACGAATCAGGTGTCGTGGTGGGCTTGGAGAAAGACGTGCAACAACTTATAGGTAGAGTGATTCTCAACGAGGAGCGAGACCTGGTGGTTTTGCGTATCAAAGGCATGATTGGTGCGGGAAAGACCACTCTTGCCAGGCTAGTATACAACCATCCGGCCATCGTTGAAAAATTCAAGCTTCGTGCATGGTTAAGCATTTCTAG GTACACAAGTACGAAGGAGGTGCTTGTGAAACTGGTGCAGCAGTTGCTGGAGCatgatggagatggagattcGTTGCTGGAGGAAATGGACAACCAGAGTCTTCGATGGATGCTTCTTCAACGCCTGCGAAGAATGTCATTTTTCATTGTTGTTGATAACCTATTGCCAGATATGGACTTCGAATCCTTCTTGATAGATCTTGCACGTAGCG GCCATGGATGTAGATTGTTGATCACAAGCCGTTATCAAATTCCAGAGGACGTCCATGCGCGGCGTCCGAAAATTAGCAGCCGCTATCCAATTCAGGAAGATGTCTTTTATACTCATGAGATGAAGCCTTTGGATTCTGATAAGAGCTGGCAACTGTTtttgaatgttttattttgtggtgACAATTTTGTACACAAGTTACCAAAGCATTTGGAGAGGAAGGGGAAAGAGATGTTGAAAAAATGTGGAGGTTTGCCGATGGCTATAATAGATGCTGGAAGACAAAAAGCTAAGCAAAGACTTGAAGGAATTGGATGGGAGGAACtttttgattcaattgatCTGAGTGAATCGTTGAAGTTATTAGAGCCGATGTATCATGAACTGGATGAAGAACTCAAGCCATTTTTCTTGCACATgtcattttttaagaaaaatgcaataatgagGGAAGAAAAGTTGGAACAAATTTGGGCATCAAGTGGATTGAATACAAAAATGGCATCTACATACAGTTTATTTAAACAATCCATTATTGAAGTCGTGCATCCGTACCCGAAAGAGTTTAAAGTGAAAAGGTGTCGCATCAATCCTCTACTACATGAGTTATCCATCAAAAAAGCAGAGGAAGAAATGGGCTTTGAGATCTTAAGGAGCGATGTAAATAGTCAACCCTTGCAGAGTCCTCGTCACCGTGTTATCCATTGTGGTAGAGACAAGATGAATCACTCCACAGATCAAGCCAAACACCTTGTCTCTCTCATCTTCCATGGAGGTGGTGGCTACGTGGGCAATGCTAGCCAGTCTTATTGGAAGAGTTTTGAACTCCTTAAGATTCTCGACATGGAAGATTTTGGGGTGAAGACTTTATCAGAAACTATAGGCACATTGATTGAGCTAAGGTATTTGGGATTGAGAAACAATTACATACAAGAGATTCCACACTCGTTTGGAGGCTTGAAAAGGCTTGATGTTCTCGATATAGCTCTAAACTTTATGGTAGAGGTGCCTGATATAATCAAGGAAATGGATAGCCTTTGCCATCTTTACATGTGTGATGTGATTTTCAAGAAGCCTTTGAAAGTAGATGCACTACAAAATCTTGAGACTCTAACCTACATCTCGATTTATGATTGGACATATGAGGCCTCGAGCATGGAGAAGATGACTCGTCTCTATAAATTAGGCGTTGAAGAAGTTGATGAAAAGTCAGATGTATGCAAGCTCTTTGCATCACTAGCTAAATTGACGAGCTTTAGGCAATTTACCTTGAGAGGGTTTCGTTTCAGAAGCATGTCGTGTTTGGATGAGATTAGTGCTCTAAATAGACTCGATAAACTTAGACTAGACGGATGCCTAGCTAGGCTACCAAGTGCCAATATATACTTGGTAGTATTGGTTCTCGTAAATACTGGTCTTAATGAAGACCCTATGCCGTTACTTAGGGAGCTACACTGCCTAGAACAGCTCAAACTGCGGAATGCATACACCGGTCCAGAAATGGTGATCCGCTATGGGTTTCCTCGGCTCCGAGTCCTTCGCATCAATGAGCTGTGGAATCTGAGAAATATACTAGTTGTAGGTGCAATGCCGAAGCTCAAACAACTAGAAATCATGAATTGTCCGTATCTGGAGACGCTACCGGAAGCGATTGGGTCAATGAAGGATCTGAGAAAGTTTACTATGGTAACAACCAAACACATAGCAACAAAGATCAGAAATTCAAGCTTAATCTCCAAAATATTAGAGGTGGATATCATTCCATAA